The following are encoded together in the Oncorhynchus gorbuscha isolate QuinsamMale2020 ecotype Even-year linkage group LG03, OgorEven_v1.0, whole genome shotgun sequence genome:
- the LOC124032238 gene encoding G-protein coupled receptor 182-like: protein MNEFDLHNSSLNFFNGTPWFVYECTLNLDKDYQRIALFLLYLLLFMVGLAENTLVVWVNWRRRHSANGVLFCVINVSLSDLMVVLMLPFYMLEVTMDKVWLWGRFLCKVTHLIYVINFYSSSFFLAFMTLERYLSLSRPSSPACFPIARRRRWLLCGGLWLLSLFLALLENVHMDLLEWDEPGCYMLPENNYTEWFVSVSFLCLIFQFLGPASIIVTCNILIARAVRSAPDVQGKRDVWLVHVYSLVFVLCWLPYHIVLFLMMVDDLDPHVFSCNTVEVLYNSYGVVEGLSLFHCIANPILYNFLSKSFRSNLINAVVHYVPREFPGGSNPQETAPNAGGPDTRKKECKLSDMSTSHSDVAGL, encoded by the coding sequence ATGAACGAATTTGACTTGCACAACTCCTCGTTAAATTTCTTCAATGGCACGCCCTGGTTCGTCTACGAGTGCACCCTCAATCTGGATAAGGACTATCAGCGGATCGCCTTGTTCCTGCTCTACCTGCTGCTGTTCATGGTGGGGCTGGCTGAAAACACCCTGGTGGTCTGGGTCAATTGGCGCCGGCGCCACTCGGCCAACGGTGTCTTGTTCTGCGTCATCAACGTGAGCTTGTCGGACCTGATGGTGGTTCTGATGTTACCCTTCTACATGCTGGAGGTGACCATGGACAAGGTATGGCTGTGGGGCCGCTTCCTATGTAAAGTCACCCACCTCATCTACGTGATCAACTTCTATAGCAGCTCCTTCTTCCTGGCCTTCATGACCCTGGAGCGCTACCTGTCCCTGTCCAGGCCCTCGTCTCCTGCCTGCTTCCCCATAGCCAGACGTCGCCGCTGGCTACTCTGCGGTGGTctctggctcctctccctgttcctggCTCTGCTGGAGAACGTCCACATGGACCTGCTGGAGTGGGACGAGCCGGGCTGCTACATGCTGCCAGAGAACAACTACACTGAGTGGTTTGTCTCCGTCTCCTTCCTCTGCCTCATCTTCCAGTTCCTTGGCCCGGCCTCCATCATCGTCACCTGTAACATCTTGATAGCCCGAGCGGTGCGCTCCGCTCCAGACGTGCAGGGAAAACGGGATGTCTGGCTGGTGCATGTGTACTCCCTGGTGTTTGTCCTCTGCTGGCTGCCGTACCACATCGTCTTGTTCCTGATGATGGTGGATGATCTGGACCCTCACGTGTTCAGCTGCAACACAGTGGAGGTGCTCTACAACTCCTACGGTGTGGTTGAGGGCCTGTCGCTCTTCCACTGCATCGCCAACCCTATCCTTTACAACTTCCTCAGCAAGAGCTTCCGTTCCAACCTGATCAACGCTGTGGTCCACTATGTACCCAGGGAGTTCCCAGGAGGGTCGAATCCCCAAGAAACTGCACCCAACGCAGGAGGACCAGACACTAGGAAGAAGGAATGCAAGCTTAGCGACATGAGCACCAGTCACTCTGATGTTGCTGGGTTGTAG
- the LOC124032235 gene encoding zinc finger and BTB domain-containing protein 39-like: MRIRLQGSGHAAGLLAELNHCRLSRLFCDVILQVGSRAFAAHRAVLACAGTHFRSMFSGRGTQIGTSGATTTYTLDFVSPSNFEKVLTFIYTGEIFTDLIDVGVLYELAERLGVIELVRACHATFPDLQQPGSGSADCVVDGDLDPDMVAAAATAAGSSVCSSSAASCSSLSSSAGPSAAPTPAAAPSPLPQGSRVARLGRGGGHTAPLSLSLKAEDVQSHLGYGQMAEDKRVQLTGDQQSSVDMSTVAVEATPGPPLQLKTEEVVVGDGVDNGEEEQMVVSGSRAGSVPPCVSDSCSYPDSSAQLGGDICGVREAPSSSSGDPLDSLQMGVVEAGVGGVSSDHAGVIFGGGGEDEDDDEENEEEREHLQGDEEGTDGGVDQWRQLAGEIIELSDGENYMEEEDEEEDEDEDLVCVENGAAVSAGGVNTGQVSSVQGIMACKACGMALLADSASLRAHAETHLTETGACRVCGASFPGDRGASITHALSHVVFSCDMCHLQFNSQAKLVRHRRQAAARYTLPSQLHNTTQGHNGELQCAVCNKALTKDFQVIRDHLLSHVSVQSLSCGVCQLPQPSLCALLWHALTHISLPVYSCPLCACGFLDRPLLDRHMFLHAEEAATDREAMRAHKAAGPEGEEELRCFLCPQTFRSASAFQYHLSFHTNEAQGSQGWAGKRKADQIEYPSSCSSSSPLEAGSLGKLGNMGFGLGSFSLSDKLLQGAVAAGFPTGLLSNGNSLGGTIPREKWYRCRFCGKRFAHSGEFTYHLRIHTGEKPYQCKVCLRFFRGRSTMICHLKTHAGALMYRCTICGLYFSTLKLVSSHMDIHKDHLPPDFNIEQTFMYNDHSKEPLPALDT, from the exons ATGAGGATTCGGCTGCAGGGCTCAGGCCACGCCGCTGGCCTCCTCGCCGAGCTCAACCACTGCCGTCTGTCCCGCCTCTTCTGTGATGTCATCCTCCAGGTGGGGAGCCGCGCCTTTGCAGCGCACCGCGCCGTGCTCGCGTGCGCCGGAACCCACTTCCGCAGCATGTTCTCGGGCAGGGGGACCCAGATCGGAACCTCAGGAGCCACGACAACATACACTCTGGATTTTGTGTCACCGTCCAATTTTGAGAAGGTGCTGACTTTCATCTACACTGGAGAGATCTTCACAGACCTGATAGATGTAGGAGTGCTGTATGAGCTGGCAGAGAGGCTGGGGGTGATAGAGCTGGTGAGGGCCTGTCACGCTACCTTTCCTGACCTGCAGCAACCGGGCTCTGGCTCTGCAGACTGTGTGGTGGATggagacctggaccctgacaTGGTTGCTGCTGCAGCTACTGCTGCTGGGTCATCCGTGTGCTCATCCTCTGCAGCGTCTTGTTCCTCCCTGTCATCATCTGCTGGTCCCTCGGCTGCTCCTACTCCAGCGGCggccccctcacctctcccccaGGGCAGCAGGGTGGCCAGGCTGGGCCGGGGTGGTGGACACACagcccctctgtccctgtccctcaaAGCAGAGGACGTCCAGTCTCACCTGGGCTATGGACAGATGGCCGAAGACAAACGGGTACAGCTGACAGGAGATCAGCAGAGTTCAGTAGACATGTCCACTGTAGCTGTTGAGGCTACACCTGGACCTCCCCTgcagctgaagactgaggaggtggtggtgggagaCGGGGTTGATAACGGTGAGGAGGAACAGATGGTAGTTAGTGGGAGTAGGGCTGGTTCTGTACCTCCATGTGTATCTGACTCCTGCTCCTACCCTGACTCATCAGCCCAGCTGGGAGGGGACATCTGTGGGGTGAGGGAGGCCCCTTCGTCCTCCTCTGGCGACCCCCTGGACAGCCTGCAGATGGGAGTGGTGGAGGCTGGGGTGGGAGGTGTGAGCTCTGACCATGCAGGGGTcatctttgggggggggggggaggatgaAGACGATGATGAAGAgaacgaggaagagagagagcatttgCAGGGAGATGAAGAAGGgactgatggaggagtggacCAGTGGAGACAGCTGGCTGGAGAGATCATCGAGTTGAGCGATGGTGAGAACTacatggaggaggaagatgaggaggaggatgaagacgaGGACTTGGTGTGTGTGGAGAACGGAGCAGCGGTCAGTGCAGGGGGTGTGAACACTGGCCAGGTGTCATCGGTGCAGGGTATAATGGCATGTAAAGCCTGTGGAATGGCACTGTTGGCCGACTCTGCTTCCCTGAGGGCCCACGCAGAGACCCACCTCACTGAGACAGGGGCCTGCAGGGTGTGTGGGGCATCTTTCCCCGGAGACCGTGGCGCCAGCATCACCCACGCCTTGTCCCATGTGGTGTTCTCTTGTGACATGTGTCATCTCCAGTTCAACAGCCAGGCCAAGTTGGTACGCCACCGGCGCCAAGCTGCAGCCAGGTACACCCTCCCCAGTCAGCTCCACAACACTACCCAGGGGCACAACGGGGAGCTGCAGTGTGCTGTCTGTAACAAAGCCCTCACCAAGGACTTCCAG gtcATCAGGGATCACCTGCTGAGTCACGTGTCCGTCCAGTCACTGAGCTGTGGTGTGTGCCAGCTACCCCAGCCCTCCCTATGTGCCCTGCTGTGGCACGCCCTCACCCACATCTCCCTGCCAGTCTACTCCTGCCCGCTCTGCGCCTGCGGCTTCCTAGATCGCCCTCTGCTGGACAGACACATGTTCCTGCATGCTGAGGAGGCCGCCACTGACAGAGAGGCCATGAGGGCTCATAAAGCAGCcggaccagagggagaggaggagctgcGTTGCTTCTTATGCCCACAGACCTTCCGCTCTGCCTCAGCTTTCCAGTACCACCTGAGCTTTCACACCAATGAGGCCCAGGGCAGCCAGGGGTGGGCAGGGAAACGAAAGGCTGACCAGATAGAGTAcccttcctcctgctcctcctcctcccccctggaGGCAGGCAGCCTGGGGAAGCTGGGCAACATGGGCTTCGGCCTGGGATCCTTCAGCCTCTCAGACAAGTTGCTCCAGGGGGCCGTGGCAGCTGGCTTTCCCACAGGCCTTCTGTCCAATGGGAACTCCTTGGGTGGCACCATCCCCCGGGAGAAATGGTACCGCTGTCGCTTCTGTGGCAAACGCTTTGCCCACTCTGGCGAGTTCACCTACCACCTGCGCATCCACACTGGGGAGAAGCCGTACCAGTGCAAGGTGTGCCTGAGGTTCTTCCGAGGGCGCTCCACCATGATCTGCCACCTGAAGACCCACGCCGGGGCACTCATGTACCGCTGCACCATTTGCGGCCTATACTTTTCCACGCTCAAGCTGGTGTCCTCACACATGGACATCCACAAGGACCACCTGCCTCCAGACTTCAACATAGAGCAGACCTTCATGTACAACGACCACTCCAAAGAACCCCTCCCCGCCCTGGACACCTGA